One genomic region from Drosophila busckii strain San Diego stock center, stock number 13000-0081.31 chromosome 3R, ASM1175060v1, whole genome shotgun sequence encodes:
- the LOC108602263 gene encoding homeotic protein empty spiracles: protein MVTCGRQTFNMLPMGQHPLLVSVSSATQSTASGVAAATVSNVNSVGGGGGGGSSKPKLAFSIDSIVGAPARPPAPLPLRVSVIASPPRSLSPDVAATSPSSEQRTPPAPPRGFIYCRRRTSLDERSRSPQPSVSRSPSTSPTLTTTTTSTATVASATTTTAMCLPGLIRPLPLPAPPNLALLATRSTGSDSPTPVRPTAAAPPPPPPPFLAAQFQMAAALAHHHHQQQQQQQQQQQQHPSVPTGPLHGPPPPTHLPPGHPLGIFPAGPHPGHAPPHGHHPFVAAPHLIRDSYPLYPWLLSRHGRIFPRFPGNFLLQPFRKPKRVRTAFSPTQLLKLEHAFEGNHYVVGAERKQLAQGLSLTETQVKVWFQNRRTKHKRMQQEGGDAGSDTKSNKGSSSGGGAGDGNEDGKPEGSQHSSTDVEDEEDIDEDDEDEVIDMDDYGSDMDAEEHQRLREQFQQQLVQHQQQLLQQQSEAAALTPQQQQQLLQQHQQQLQQQHQQQQQQQQQQQHFMQQQQQMYLREREREREREKQ, encoded by the exons ATGGTCACGTGCGGCCGTCAAACGTTCAATATGCTGCCGATGGGACAGCATCCCTTGCTGGTGTCCGTTAGCAGCGCCACACAGTCAACAGCCTCCGGAGTTGCCGCCGCTACAGTCTCCAACGTCAAcagcgtcggcggcggcggcggcggcggcagcagcaaacccAAGCTGGCCTTTAGCATAGACTCCATAGTGGGTGCACCAGCTCGCCCGCCGGCTCCGCTTCCACTGCGTGTAAGCGTCATTGCCTCGCCGCCACGCAGTCTCAGCCCCGATGTAGCTGCCACTTCACCCAGCAGCGAGCAACGCACACCGCCGGCGCCGCCGCGCGGCTTCATCTACTGCCGGCGGCGGACTTCGCTGGACGAACGTTCGCGCAGTCCGCAGCCGTCGGTTAGCCGCTCGCCCTCAACCTCGCCCacgctgacaacaacaacaacaagcacagcaactgttgccagcgccacaacaactacagccATGTGCTTACCTGGACTTATACgtccgctgccgctgcctgcacCGCCAAATTTAGCTTTACTTGCAACACGCTCCACGGGCAGCGATTCGCCCACGCCAGTGCgtcccacagcagcagcgccaccaccaccaccacctccTTTTCTTGCTGCACAGTTTCAAATGGCCGCTGCCTTggcgcatcatcatcatcagcaacagcagcagcaacaacagcagcagcagcaacatccgTCCGTGCCAACGGGGCCATTGCATGGTCCGCCGCCGCCCACGCATTTGCCACCTGGACATCCCTTAGGCATATTTCCAGCGGGTCCACATCCTGGCCATGCGCCGCCACATGGCCATCATCCTTTTGTGGCTGCTCCTCATCTTATACGTGATAGCTATCCGCTGTACCCTTGGCTGCTCAGTCGCCATGGACGCATCTTTCCACGCTTTCCAGGCA ATTTTCTGCTGCAACCTTTTCGCAAGCCAAAACGTGTGCGCACCGCCTTCTCGCCAACGCAATTGCTCAAGCTGGAGCACGCCTTTGAGGGCAATCATTATGTGGTGGGTGCGGAGCGTAAGCAGCTAGCTCAAGGACTAAGCCTAACAGAGACGCAG GTCAAAGTTTGGTTCCAGAATCGTCGCACCAAGCACAAGCGCATGCAACAAGAGGGTGGCGACGCCGGCAGTGATACGAAGAGCAACAAGGGCAGCTCCTCgggcggcggcgctggcgaTGGCAACGAGGATGGCAAGCCGGAGGGCTCGCAGCATAGCTCGACGGATGTCGAAGATGAGGAAGATATTGATGAGGATGATGAAGATGAAGTCATCGATATGGATGACTATGGCAGCGATATGGATGCTGAGGAGCATCAGCGATTGCGCGAGCAGTTTCAGCAACAGTTGgtgcaacatcagcagcagttgctgcaacagcagagcgaggcagcagcactgacgccgcaacagcagcagcaattgctgcaacagcatcagcagcaactgcagcagcagcaccagcaacagcagcagcagcaacaacaacagcaacattttatgcaacagcagcagcaaatgtattTGCGAGAacgagagcgtgagcgagagcgtgagAAGCAGTAA
- the LOC108603595 gene encoding LIM and senescent cell antigen-like-containing domain protein 1 isoform X3, with amino-acid sequence MSLGAMHCTRCADGFEPTEKIVNSNGELWHTQCFVCAQCFRPFQDGIFYEFEGRKYCERDFHVLFAPCCNKCGEFVIGRVIKAMSASWHPQCFRCQLCAKELADSGFIRNQNRALCHDCNAKVKAEITGRYVCQKCHGLIDEEPLRFRGEVYHGYHFNCSACGTELDATAREVKSRPGLAANDMNELYCLRCHDKMGIPICGACRRPIEERVVTALGKHWHVEHFVCAKCEKPFLGHRHYEKRGLAYCETHYHQLFGNLCFVCNQVIGGDVFTALNKAWCVHHFACSICDTKMTQKSKFYEYDEKPVCKKCYERFPNELRRRLRTAHEMTMKKNV; translated from the exons ATGTCCCTGGGTGCAATGCATTGCACACGTTGCGCCGACGGTTTCGAGCCAACCGAGAAAATAGTCAACTCCAATGGCGAGCTTTGGCACACCCAATGCTTTGT ctgcGCTCAGTGCTTCCGCCCTTTCCAGGATGGCATTTTCTACGAGTTTGAGGGCCGCAAGTATTGCGAACGTGACTTCCATGTGCTATTTGCACCCTGTTGCAACAAGTGCGGCGAGTTTGTCATTGGTCGCGTGATCAAGGCCATGTCTGCTAGCTGGCATCCGCAGTGCTTCCGTTGTCAGTTATGTGCCAAGGAGCTGGCCGATAGCGGCTTTATACGCAATCAAAATCGAGCGCTCTGTCATGATTGTAATGCCAAGGTTAAGGCTGAAATAACGGGACGCTATGTCTGCCAGAAGTGCCA cggTCTTATTGATGAGGAGCCACTGCGTTTCCGTGGTGAAGTCTATCATGGTTATCACTTTAATTGTTCAGCGTGCGGCACAGAACTGGATGCTACAGCACGCGAAGTCAAGAGTCGTCCTGGTTTAGCAGCTAATGATATG AATGAGCTGTACTGTCTACGATGCCATGATAAGATGGGCATACCTATTTGTGGCGCCTGCCGACGACCGATTGAGGAGCGTGTGGTCACTGCGCTGGGCAAGCATTGGCATGTGGAGCATTTTGTCTGCGCCAAGTGCGAGAAACCTTTTCTGGGCCATCGGCATTACGAGAAGCGAGGCTTGGCCTACTGCGAGACACATTACCATCAACTGTTTGGCAATTTGTGCTTTGTGTGCAACCAGGTTATTGGTGGCGATG TCTTCACTGCTTTGAACAAAGCCTGGTGTGTGCATCACTTTGCGTGCTCCATTTGCGATACGAAAATGACACAAAAGTCAAAATTCTACGAGTACGATGAGAAGCCCGTCTGCAAGAAGTGCTACGAGAGGTTCCCCAATGAACTAAGACGTCGCTTGCGCACAGCTCATGAAATGACCATGAAGAAGAATGTGTAG
- the LOC108603595 gene encoding LIM and senescent cell antigen-like-containing domain protein 1 isoform X2: MPPVQIQAVNMSLGAMHCTRCADGFEPTEKIVNSNGELWHTQCFVCAQCFRPFQDGIFYEFEGRKYCERDFHVLFAPCCNKCGEFVIGRVIKAMSASWHPQCFRCQLCAKELADSGFIRNQNRALCHDCNAKVKAEITGRYVCQKCHGLIDEEPLRFRGEVYHGYHFNCSACGTELDATAREVKSRPGLAANDMNELYCLRCHDKMGIPICGACRRPIEERVVTALGKHWHVEHFVCAKCEKPFLGHRHYEKRGLAYCETHYHQLFGNLCFVCNQVIGGDVFTALNKAWCVHHFACSICDTKMTQKSKFYEYDEKPVCKKCYERFPNELRRRLRTAHEMTMKKNV, translated from the exons ATGCCGCCCGTTCA AATTCAGGCCGTTAACATGTCCCTGGGTGCAATGCATTGCACACGTTGCGCCGACGGTTTCGAGCCAACCGAGAAAATAGTCAACTCCAATGGCGAGCTTTGGCACACCCAATGCTTTGT ctgcGCTCAGTGCTTCCGCCCTTTCCAGGATGGCATTTTCTACGAGTTTGAGGGCCGCAAGTATTGCGAACGTGACTTCCATGTGCTATTTGCACCCTGTTGCAACAAGTGCGGCGAGTTTGTCATTGGTCGCGTGATCAAGGCCATGTCTGCTAGCTGGCATCCGCAGTGCTTCCGTTGTCAGTTATGTGCCAAGGAGCTGGCCGATAGCGGCTTTATACGCAATCAAAATCGAGCGCTCTGTCATGATTGTAATGCCAAGGTTAAGGCTGAAATAACGGGACGCTATGTCTGCCAGAAGTGCCA cggTCTTATTGATGAGGAGCCACTGCGTTTCCGTGGTGAAGTCTATCATGGTTATCACTTTAATTGTTCAGCGTGCGGCACAGAACTGGATGCTACAGCACGCGAAGTCAAGAGTCGTCCTGGTTTAGCAGCTAATGATATG AATGAGCTGTACTGTCTACGATGCCATGATAAGATGGGCATACCTATTTGTGGCGCCTGCCGACGACCGATTGAGGAGCGTGTGGTCACTGCGCTGGGCAAGCATTGGCATGTGGAGCATTTTGTCTGCGCCAAGTGCGAGAAACCTTTTCTGGGCCATCGGCATTACGAGAAGCGAGGCTTGGCCTACTGCGAGACACATTACCATCAACTGTTTGGCAATTTGTGCTTTGTGTGCAACCAGGTTATTGGTGGCGATG TCTTCACTGCTTTGAACAAAGCCTGGTGTGTGCATCACTTTGCGTGCTCCATTTGCGATACGAAAATGACACAAAAGTCAAAATTCTACGAGTACGATGAGAAGCCCGTCTGCAAGAAGTGCTACGAGAGGTTCCCCAATGAACTAAGACGTCGCTTGCGCACAGCTCATGAAATGACCATGAAGAAGAATGTGTAG
- the LOC108603595 gene encoding LIM and senescent cell antigen-like-containing domain protein 1 isoform X1, with amino-acid sequence MMYSKAEVIQAVNMSLGAMHCTRCADGFEPTEKIVNSNGELWHTQCFVCAQCFRPFQDGIFYEFEGRKYCERDFHVLFAPCCNKCGEFVIGRVIKAMSASWHPQCFRCQLCAKELADSGFIRNQNRALCHDCNAKVKAEITGRYVCQKCHGLIDEEPLRFRGEVYHGYHFNCSACGTELDATAREVKSRPGLAANDMNELYCLRCHDKMGIPICGACRRPIEERVVTALGKHWHVEHFVCAKCEKPFLGHRHYEKRGLAYCETHYHQLFGNLCFVCNQVIGGDVFTALNKAWCVHHFACSICDTKMTQKSKFYEYDEKPVCKKCYERFPNELRRRLRTAHEMTMKKNV; translated from the exons ATGATGTACTCCAAAGCTGAAGt AATTCAGGCCGTTAACATGTCCCTGGGTGCAATGCATTGCACACGTTGCGCCGACGGTTTCGAGCCAACCGAGAAAATAGTCAACTCCAATGGCGAGCTTTGGCACACCCAATGCTTTGT ctgcGCTCAGTGCTTCCGCCCTTTCCAGGATGGCATTTTCTACGAGTTTGAGGGCCGCAAGTATTGCGAACGTGACTTCCATGTGCTATTTGCACCCTGTTGCAACAAGTGCGGCGAGTTTGTCATTGGTCGCGTGATCAAGGCCATGTCTGCTAGCTGGCATCCGCAGTGCTTCCGTTGTCAGTTATGTGCCAAGGAGCTGGCCGATAGCGGCTTTATACGCAATCAAAATCGAGCGCTCTGTCATGATTGTAATGCCAAGGTTAAGGCTGAAATAACGGGACGCTATGTCTGCCAGAAGTGCCA cggTCTTATTGATGAGGAGCCACTGCGTTTCCGTGGTGAAGTCTATCATGGTTATCACTTTAATTGTTCAGCGTGCGGCACAGAACTGGATGCTACAGCACGCGAAGTCAAGAGTCGTCCTGGTTTAGCAGCTAATGATATG AATGAGCTGTACTGTCTACGATGCCATGATAAGATGGGCATACCTATTTGTGGCGCCTGCCGACGACCGATTGAGGAGCGTGTGGTCACTGCGCTGGGCAAGCATTGGCATGTGGAGCATTTTGTCTGCGCCAAGTGCGAGAAACCTTTTCTGGGCCATCGGCATTACGAGAAGCGAGGCTTGGCCTACTGCGAGACACATTACCATCAACTGTTTGGCAATTTGTGCTTTGTGTGCAACCAGGTTATTGGTGGCGATG TCTTCACTGCTTTGAACAAAGCCTGGTGTGTGCATCACTTTGCGTGCTCCATTTGCGATACGAAAATGACACAAAAGTCAAAATTCTACGAGTACGATGAGAAGCCCGTCTGCAAGAAGTGCTACGAGAGGTTCCCCAATGAACTAAGACGTCGCTTGCGCACAGCTCATGAAATGACCATGAAGAAGAATGTGTAG